Within the Seriola aureovittata isolate HTS-2021-v1 ecotype China chromosome 24, ASM2101889v1, whole genome shotgun sequence genome, the region AAATGCATTATGTAGGCGTGGGTATGAAGTCATCACAGTCATCAGTCCCCAGAATGGCAGACACACAAGTGTTGAACAGAGCAGGGTGCaatcacactgaaaaacacaattaaaacgTTGCTTCAAAAATTGTGTCGGCATTTAACTGCCGTTGTGTAACGCTGGCACAAACAAATTTATTAACCATTTCTTGTCATTGATGTTACATGTTTGATTAAATTCTCCGTGTTGACTTCCTTTTGTCAAATGGACCCCTGTCAGGACTGTTGAGCAGTAGGGCTCTGTGGACGGGAATATAGGTCAGTCAGTTGATGTACCACTTTGGAccaggatgaatcctaatgacccCTGTAGCATTTGGTTGGACCATCAGTTGTACTAATTAGAAGTACAACATGctcagttttatttcctgtgaaAGAAATCCAGCACTTTAGTTTCaggtttttgaatattttcaaaacCTTTTGATGCCTTAAATTCTAGGGTGATACCCAGCCCTAATGGAGCAGGTAGTGAAGTTGGTTACACTGTATACAgcgttaccatggcaacagataCACTGACAGTGTCACCGTGGCAAAGGATTCCGTGTCACTACGGAAACTACCTTACCAGCAGGATTATTTTGATCGTCAGTGAACATTTAATGGTGCTATGCTCCCATTGCTGCGGCCTGCAGGCCCCTCTGTTGTAGAAAGACTTCAAACCCCAAGTTTTACAGGAAATACTTCAGTTACTTTGTTTAACCTTCAGCTAAAGTCTTCTGTAGCACATTTCCTTCAAAACCTCCGAGaggtatgtgtgagtgagtgagagtgactGAGGTGTAACACAGCAAGTGTCAAAAAGAGAGGTTTCtccacagtgttgtgtgtgcgtgcgtgcgtgcgtgtgtgtgtgtgtgagtgtgagagagatgtTTGGACAGGTTCTTCCAGATatgaaacagtttttcttttttagtttgttagttttattttctttttgttagtttttgttttgggaCCAGGTGGAGATCTAGTTAACAGCAAACCGTAGGATTCAGCTGTTTGCACACAGAGTTCTCGAGTCTACTTTCGCTGCTAGTTTGTGTAATTTATCAAGcatttttgagaaatatttatttttataagcctaATACAAAAGTTGATATTTTACAAAGTGACTTGACCAAAagacagtaaacaaaaacactggcaCTTGAATGTTGAATGTCATTGGTATGAGTGaaaatttctatttttctggGGTAGTGTGAGCTTTTTAATGTTAAAGATGCAACGTGTAGGGATTTCTCTTTGGATGTCACTGTTACAAGCTTTGATaataacaaatgtaaaaaggttttaaaaatcCAAACCCAAAAATAACAATACTGTCACTGGTGCCAAAACACTTAAAATCCCAATACACCAGTTCTCTGCTAAAGGCCAGTACAAGGGCACTCACACCATGTGCACAtcttttttctgcctcttaTCAGATGTagttttctgaaaacaaagtgcAGTAGCGCTACAGGATGAAGTGTAACAACTTCCAGTAtgtataattttgttttgcGATATCCACATAACTGTAGTATCTGGAAATTCAGTTTAGAAACCATTTGTAGATAAAATAACCAGTTACGTTTGTCTGTTCTTGGCTAATACAATTAgcggttgtttttgttttcgaTGCAAACCTCTCGAAAATCTGTCAGTAAACACGTCCGATGGCCATAACTGGGCTCTACTGTCATCTCCAACAACACGAGAAGATGTGCACGTGGTGTCAGTTGTTTTACAGTTAAAGTGACTGTGACATATGAAGAGAAACATCCTACACGGGTTACCTTTAAAGTCACATTGGACTCAGTATCAGATCCATAAACCTGTTTGTGCGACAGGTTCCATTGCCAATAATGAAAATCAACCATAAACAGCCATTTTTAATTGGCAAACAAAATTTGAGACAATACCACCATGTATGCCAAggtttggataaaaaaaataaataaaaaaataacaaaatgttacGATCAAAGaccattttgtaaaaaaaacaaacaaacatgcagtaCAAAAAACAAGTGTCCAGATTCTCTCCAAGtcaattgttgtttttgtttttttcttttcatttgagtCTTTACACTTTTCCTTCCCGTTGATACCCTTGTTGTGAATGTCTGGCAAGTGGCGACCTTTAAAGTCTTCATAACACAGAATTAACTGTGGTTCTATTGCTATGTTGTTGTGATTTGCATATTTTCAGGCGTCAGTGTGTTAATGCTGTCACGGGGGAGCTTCTGGCCAATCAGAAATGAGGATCCATCCTGCTGTCTTTGTTAGAGtgacatgcttttttttttcttttttttttttaattgcaactTGCAGCTGATCCATGGCTCTTCATCTGTCTTGCATGACAAGAATAATGTCATTAATTCCACTTTGCACAAACACTCAGTTATACTGGGACAAATCCATTTGTCCAATGACTGGAGCCTCAGTGGACCAGAAAGCAATGGAGCCAAAGTAAATCCACGATCATTAACAGATCAAACACATGGCGCACAGgcaaataatcacattttacaGCCTCTTGTGTGCAATAACACAAAGTTTTGTGACGATAAGTTCATGGCTCTTCTGTAGTTGTTGTCAAATGGCAATCTGGGATGCAAcgtacacaaaaaaaacacttcacggcttcatttcactttcaatGTGAGTAACTTTAGAAGGTGATCTATTGAGGAATGATTGCTGTTTAGAGAGAGATCTGAATTGAAATGGAGCCCAGTGTCGTCACCATTACCGACTGGCCAGATCCCCTTAATGtggacacacagcagcaccGGCCTGGTAGTTAGTATTTGCTTTATGTATTAGTTTAGCAGTTGTGCACGAAGAGGAGCACTGcacgaagaaaaaaaactgtgcataTATTCTGATTTTACCACAAATAAAGGTTTGGATTTGCAAATGTAACTGGTGTTTTgatctgtttcttcttcttcttctgtgtatgtgtgtcttgtgCGAAGGATTGTTTGACAAGTGCCAGATAACTTGaagatattaaatattaactttatttgttgttaaatACATTCTACAGCAtcatgattaaaaacatttagaatGTGTGCAGTGTAAAAACACCTGACTGAGATGTCTGGACTTTGAATTAGCTCTGTTCCCTTCTCAACCTTTTATAATATGGCTgctattaaaactaaaacatttcaaactagtCAAAATACCATAAAAggttcacattttaaatttgaaatgtgaAGTTGCACCTTCAGTACAGCTGCTAAAACTTGCTACACATGCTGGATGTTAGGGGCTGGCATAAACAGGGGTTTCCTTCTTCCTACTCTTGTCTGTCAGTACATTAACCTGCACGTAAGTAAGTAACCAGGTTTCAGCCGTCTTTCTGCGGAAACTGGATTTGTGAAAAGTCACGAAGAGGAGAAACCTGCTTGATTTCTCCAGGAaattgctttctctctctctgccacataCACATGTAACCAGGTTTTTAATTGGCTAGCAAGACGCAGCCTCCAGCATTTGACTATTTGAATAATTCAGGCACATTTGCGCTTAAGGAAAAGCAGTGCTTTCATTACAGTCTGTCCACCTCTGAAAACAGAAGGAAGCTGCATATTGCACCACTACAACTGTTAAAATAAGGTCAGTATTGGGGGAGAAATCACATTCTAGGCAGATTTACAGTCAACGGGTTATTAAAGTGCATGTTAACACACGACCTTACCTTACTTactgtgcatgtaaatgtactGCCTGCGTCTTAACCTGTTCTGAGAGGCACCACTAAAATATTTGGTTGTTAGATTGACAAGCTGCCTGCTGGCTTTGAATCCTGCGCAAAAAGCCTGCAATCATACCCTGTGGAAATACATGAACGTACATGCCCCAAAAACTcattcaaaaatgtcaaaataaattcaGGGTCTGACACAAGTgtgatgctgcagtttgtcacatGGCAGCGAGGGATGAAGCTGTCTTTGATTTGTGCCTGTTTGGTTTTTCACAACTGTCACTGCAGCCCAGTTTGACCCGTTTCTGTCGGTGTTACCCCTCAgggaagtaaataaaaacagactagCATCCCGAATGCTGCCGCCTTTACAAGAGAGAGATTTAACATTGTTTCATGGAGCTTCCACATACTTCCACAGAGtatgtttaaacatttaaagattGTACATCAAAATTGAACAAGCCCAAGTTGAGCAAAATAAGACCACTTGTCAACATCAGCTGAATCAGTAATTAACATGAAGATAAAGtgcattcatttgaatgtttgatTTGGTTGAAGGGAGGCGCTGCCTTCCTGTTGGCAGGCACTTCAGGGCCCGCTGGTCCAACGATCATTCAGAGACAGTTGAGAAGAATGAAGCAGCAGTGTTCTGTAGTTGTTCCTTGAGCTGTAAATCAGCCATAATAGCATCTGTGCTGCATAAATATCATCTGAAATTTGTTCAGTCGGCATCCTGTCAGTCGAGACACAGGGCACAGCAAAGGCCACTTATTTGCTGGGAGCTTTTTCAAGCTTGCTTCTGATTTGTCCTTGGTCCTTGCTTGTGTCTGACCAGAAGTCTGGGTTGTCTTGGTACCATTTGACTGTAAGATGcacaaaacacaggaattaATAGCACACATATAGAGATTTTATTTCTAGAgacctgtggtgtgtgtgtctgtattagTATACCAGTCTGTCTGATGCCTTCAGCCCAGGACACCTCAGCTCTCCagcccagctgctgcagcttctcacaGTTGATGGGGTAGCGCAGGTCGACCCGCGGCCTGTAGAGCATCAGTACATTCAGATGTGTCTCTTGGTGATATGTGAAGACATAAGCTTTGATTTTTCTATGAAATATTTGCACACTGATGTGTCAGTCATCGTGTTAATAGCTGTAATAATAGAATTTGTGCAAGGGTGTGGCTATTTCCTGGAAGCATTACCTACCACTGCCTGGTAAATACTGAACTCGGAaaacattcatacattcatttttttactttcttgacTCACCTGTCGGGCACAAACTCGAGCCAGTCATTCACCTCAGAGTCTGGCACATTCTTGACCTAAAGAAAAAGAACACACTCTGTTTTAATAAGTGATAATTTTCTGAAAATTTGCTACCTCTTGCAAGAATGttttaaattagaaaaacacTTCCTAAACCCACCATCCTAATAAGCTCCCTGGCCAGCTGCATGATGGGAATCTCACAGCTCGTCCCTACATTGTATATTTCGCCCACAATCCCTTTCTCCAGAACCAGCAGGAAGGCACTGATGGCATCACTGACAAACAAGAAATGGCGGGATTTAGGGAGGGTTCCCTGGATGGTGCTGCGgtaaagaggagaaagagaaacttGATTTACtctactttgtttttctctaaatATCAAACAACTACTGAAGCTGATTTATAACTACAAGGTTTCTCAGTAAAAACTTTAccatttattgttcatttgcaagagggagagaaacctCGGAATGACCTGAAAGATCAAGATGACAATTTATTAATTGAGAGAAACTAAAATTAGCAGCAGTTGTTAGTCAGGATATTATACCTTCTCCGTGTACTGCCTGGGCCCGTAGATGTTGTTGCTCCTGGTAATAACGATTGGGAACTGGTAACAGATAGAGAGCAGAATTTAACACACAAAGaagcacaaaaatgtttttaaaggcctataatttatataatttaatacatcaatgtcatttacatttactgtgtgtgtatgtgtgtgtgtgtgtgtgtgtatgtaccttATATTTGTCCCAGTAGGATCTGACCAGGTACTCTGCAGCTGCTTTAGTGGCAGAATACGGGTTGGAGGGCCTCACTGGACTGCTCTCATCAAACACCTACAGGGAATGAAACGCCCGCTATCCAAGTCAATAAATGACCCAAACTCTGCATATCCACCCAACGATCTATCAAAGAGTCTCCACTGACCTCATCCAGACTGGCTCCATACACTTCATCAGTGCTGACGTAGATGAAGCGCTGCGGCTGGTGTCGGGCCTGATGGGCAGCTCCCAGTAAAACTCTGGTTCCATCGATGTTAACCTGCTGGAAACTGGACGGAGATTCAAACGACGACTCTGAGggaacaaaaaacacagtgagtggcaattaaaaacagtaacatcAGGCCGGTGTACAAGCCTAACCTGTGTGTGAACAACTGCTGCTCACCGACGTGTGTTTTGGCTGCTAAGTGGAAGATCACATCgatgttttctgtgttgaagATGTGATTCACCAACCGTGAGTTACACACATCTCCCTGTTGAAGAAAGCAGTAGATTCAAATGGTTGTACCACTAATTCATTCAAATCATAATAGTACAAATGTCGCTGTCTACTTGTGGAAACCAGCTGCTCTCAGATTTTACCTTTAGTTGTACAACATTATTATACAGCAGCTCTCACCCTGATAAAGGTGTAGTTTGCTCTGTCTTCAATGCTCTCCAGACTCCTGGGGCTGCAGCAGTAATCCAACTGGAAAAGATCAGACActgagaaacacactcacagcctCACACATGAGTATTTAATCCGTTATAGGAGAGTAAttcaacactgaaacacatacGTCTATAGATCCTTTCATCCatctgtggacacacacacacacacacagagacagtgaagacTTACGTTATCCAGGTTAATAATTCTCCAGTCAGGGTGCCTGTTGACCAGTGAACACACGAGATGGGAAccactgggagagagagagagagagagatgcagtaTATATATGTCAGAACATCTCAAAGAGTCATGTGTGCCCTGACTCactgtcctctgtgtctttccTGTAGTTCagttttgaggtatttgtactgtactattttattttctcctacTTTATAACACAGATACTTGATAATTACCATAATTATTAAGATCAAAACCTGCATACTTGTTATTACAAACACCTAcctataataaacattaaatacactAAATGTAAAATACGTAGAATAAGCTGCTAATGTGTTAATGCAGCAGTAATAAAAGTccaatataatatattcatgAGAGAGGTCAGGTATTGTTGCTTTAGGAAGCTACAATTAACATTAAGTTAATTGTTTGTAATGAATCGGAAGTGATGTCTGAACTCACATAAATCCAGAGCCTCCAGTCACCAGAACAGTGCTATTA harbors:
- the LOC130165350 gene encoding dTDP-D-glucose 4,6-dehydratase-like, which gives rise to MDFNSTVLVTGGSGFIGSHLVCSLVNRHPDWRIINLDNLDYCCSPRSLESIEDRANYTFIRGDVCNSRLVNHIFNTENIDVIFHLAAKTHVESSFESPSSFQQVNIDGTRVLLGAAHQARHQPQRFIYVSTDEVYGASLDEVFDESSPVRPSNPYSATKAAAEYLVRSYWDKYKFPIVITRSNNIYGPRQYTEKVIPRFLSLLQMNNKCTIQGTLPKSRHFLFVSDAISAFLLVLEKGIVGEIYNVGTSCEIPIMQLARELIRMVKNVPDSEVNDWLEFVPDRPRVDLRYPINCEKLQQLGWRAEVSWAEGIRQTVKWYQDNPDFWSDTSKDQGQIRSKLEKAPSK